One window of the Candidatus Korarchaeum sp. genome contains the following:
- a CDS encoding class I SAM-dependent methyltransferase: protein MLSSSELREVLSDLAECGILSELGARKFYIAHPINVYILASYYAKSLEDPLFILDVGCNIGYGSRVMSHLLSKKGRKFKIVGIDID from the coding sequence GTGCTCTCTTCAAGCGAGCTCAGGGAAGTTCTCAGTGATCTAGCGGAATGCGGTATACTAAGCGAGTTAGGTGCCAGAAAGTTTTATATAGCACATCCTATAAATGTATATATCTTAGCTTCTTATTATGCCAAAAGTTTAGAAGATCCTCTCTTCATATTGGATGTAGGGTGCAATATTGGATATGGGAGCCGTGTAATGTCTCACTTATTATCAAAAAAAGGGAGGAAATTTAAGATTGTTGGAATAGATATTGATTAA
- a CDS encoding class I SAM-dependent methyltransferase, with translation MINNILSLARKFSPQIEFKLIDILDSDNIMREFNRESFNIIIASEIIEHLPREYVKKFFENMEYLLKEDGILIISTPEKYTYDLFAYTEDHINEMTISELRRFIEDETRFAIVDHLGTAFNKIAIIKLLTQAGMSARYNEEKRKFNLFTQILRGAIFNILFPLLPNSLLYS, from the coding sequence TTGATTAATAATATCCTGAGCCTTGCTAGAAAATTTTCACCACAAATCGAGTTTAAATTAATTGATATCCTAGATTCTGATAATATCATGCGAGAGTTCAACAGGGAATCTTTTAATATCATAATCGCTTCAGAGATAATAGAACATCTACCTAGGGAATATGTGAAGAAATTTTTCGAAAACATGGAGTACTTACTTAAAGAGGACGGAATCCTCATTATATCGACACCCGAGAAGTATACTTACGATCTCTTCGCCTACACTGAGGATCACATCAATGAAATGACTATCTCCGAGCTGAGGAGATTCATTGAAGATGAAACAAGATTCGCTATAGTGGACCATCTCGGCACTGCTTTCAATAAGATCGCTATAATCAAACTTCTTACGCAGGCAGGGATGTCTGCTCGATACAACGAAGAGAAGAGAAAGTTCAATTTGTTTACTCAGATCCTGAGAGGTGCTATTTTCAATATACTCTTTCCACTGCTGCCGAATAGTTTACTTTACTCATGA
- a CDS encoding undecaprenyl-diphosphate phosphatase, whose translation MEIAQALILGIVQGLTEWLPISSSGHLVLLQIILLSRSSAAFIALVHAGTLLAVIVAFGRDVFKVIKSFLEGISELPKGSAFSSPERKLPLYILIGTVPVAVLGLALAKYVDEIFGSSKIVGVGLLITAALLYSTKWAGGERLLDLRRALIVGLAQSIAIFPGISRSGATISAALLSGLKREEAVRYSFLLSIPALTGFLILELIVSPVQEILNPENLVGLLSSFITGLIAIKFLLSVIRRGELHLFSYYCVIVGIAILSLL comes from the coding sequence ATGGAAATAGCTCAAGCTCTCATCCTCGGGATAGTCCAGGGACTGACTGAGTGGCTTCCGATAAGTAGCTCGGGCCATCTAGTCTTACTTCAGATTATCTTATTATCTAGGAGCTCAGCTGCATTCATAGCTTTAGTGCACGCTGGGACTCTGCTGGCTGTGATCGTGGCCTTCGGGAGGGACGTATTTAAAGTTATTAAATCCTTCTTGGAGGGCATCTCAGAGCTCCCCAAGGGTTCAGCGTTCTCCTCTCCTGAGAGGAAGCTCCCCCTCTACATATTGATAGGCACGGTCCCTGTAGCCGTTCTGGGCTTGGCTTTAGCTAAATACGTCGATGAGATATTCGGGAGCTCGAAGATAGTTGGGGTAGGTCTCCTGATCACAGCTGCCTTACTCTATTCCACTAAATGGGCCGGAGGCGAGAGGCTCCTGGATCTCAGGAGGGCTCTCATAGTTGGATTAGCTCAATCTATAGCTATATTCCCCGGGATATCTAGATCTGGAGCAACTATATCAGCTGCCCTCCTGAGCGGTTTGAAGAGGGAGGAAGCTGTAAGGTACTCATTCCTCCTCTCAATACCCGCATTAACTGGATTCCTCATCTTAGAGCTGATAGTATCTCCAGTTCAGGAGATATTGAATCCTGAGAATTTGGTGGGCCTCTTGAGCTCATTCATCACTGGCTTGATCGCGATAAAGTTCCTCCTCTCCGTTATAAGGAGGGGCGAGCTTCACCTCTTCTCCTATTACTGCGTTATAGTAGGAATCGCTATCCTATCTCTCCTATAG
- the cofE gene encoding coenzyme F420-0:L-glutamate ligase, whose translation MELIAIRTRKIVEGDDIVSLLLSLYDPRDLDIVAVADKALAASQGRFVNNDIEPSEEAMKLAEESGLEPGFAELVIRNSDLVLGTAERTILTVKDGILVANAGIDHKNAPIGFAALWPEDPNYEARRIREEIARRTGRNVGVIIVDSRLSPLRMGTTGFALGIAGFRGIRDYRGKSDAYGKRILVTTLNVADDLASAAHLLMGEGDELVPFVIIRGAPVEFGDFDPEELKISPDRCAYFRPIYGRLYEKSGRISGRRK comes from the coding sequence ATGGAGCTAATAGCCATAAGGACCCGTAAGATAGTCGAGGGAGATGATATAGTCAGCTTGCTCCTCTCCCTCTACGATCCCCGGGATCTGGATATAGTGGCTGTTGCCGATAAAGCTCTAGCAGCAAGCCAGGGGAGGTTCGTTAATAATGACATAGAGCCATCTGAGGAAGCCATGAAGTTAGCTGAGGAATCGGGTTTGGAGCCCGGTTTCGCCGAGCTAGTCATAAGGAACTCCGATCTAGTTTTGGGGACTGCCGAGAGGACTATATTGACTGTCAAAGATGGTATATTAGTTGCTAATGCTGGGATAGATCATAAGAACGCTCCTATAGGTTTCGCAGCCCTATGGCCGGAGGACCCGAACTATGAGGCTAGGAGGATAAGGGAGGAGATAGCTAGGAGGACGGGGAGGAATGTAGGAGTTATAATAGTAGATAGCAGGCTCTCACCACTCAGGATGGGGACTACTGGATTCGCTCTAGGGATAGCTGGCTTCAGGGGGATAAGGGATTACAGGGGGAAGAGCGACGCTTACGGGAAGAGGATATTGGTGACCACTCTCAACGTGGCCGATGATCTGGCATCGGCAGCGCACCTCCTCATGGGTGAGGGGGATGAGCTGGTCCCCTTCGTGATAATAAGGGGTGCTCCCGTTGAGTTCGGGGATTTCGATCCAGAGGAGCTTAAGATAAGCCCAGATAGATGCGCTTACTTCAGGCCGATTTACGGTCGCTTGTATGAAAAGTCTGGAAGAATATCGGGTCGGCGGAAGTAG
- a CDS encoding DUF115 domain-containing protein: MREIDLSFWMPIYFKIAERLKLDVEEDRRATRVMDSLMIGKKDLSEELEDLIKGEDVLVVGNGPSLNRGFDFDGIVITADAASLRYLRLFGREPEVIVSDLDGPPEILSMRSIKVLHAHGDNIGRILELVPRVEELVATTQVEPTERVHNFGGFTDGDRSVFLACICGAKSIRLAGMDFDSVSEYDIAAGKDIRRKMEKLKIARELLKLSIEMGCPLEVGGWS; encoded by the coding sequence GTGAGGGAGATAGACTTAAGCTTCTGGATGCCGATCTACTTCAAAATAGCTGAGAGGCTGAAGCTAGATGTTGAGGAGGATAGGAGAGCTACTAGAGTCATGGATTCCCTCATGATAGGGAAGAAGGACCTCTCAGAGGAGCTGGAAGATCTGATAAAGGGAGAGGATGTTTTAGTCGTGGGGAATGGCCCCTCTTTGAATAGGGGGTTCGATTTCGATGGCATAGTCATAACAGCTGATGCTGCTTCACTCAGATACTTGAGGCTCTTCGGTAGGGAGCCTGAAGTCATAGTGAGCGATCTGGATGGGCCTCCTGAGATACTATCGATGAGATCCATCAAAGTGCTCCACGCCCATGGGGACAATATCGGGAGGATCCTCGAGCTCGTCCCCAGGGTAGAGGAGTTAGTAGCGACGACGCAAGTGGAGCCGACAGAGAGGGTTCATAACTTCGGGGGCTTCACTGATGGCGATAGATCGGTCTTCCTCGCTTGCATCTGCGGGGCTAAGTCCATAAGGCTGGCTGGCATGGACTTCGATTCTGTGAGCGAGTACGATATAGCTGCCGGCAAGGACATAAGGAGGAAGATGGAGAAGCTTAAGATAGCTAGGGAGCTACTGAAGTTATCTATTGAGATGGGATGCCCGCTCGAGGTGGGAGGATGGAGCTAA
- the mptA gene encoding GTP cyclohydrolase MptA has protein sequence MRLPEELLERARDIHSEAPSHRIKLDRVGSFGLKVPVEFKGFLLLAEADVWVSLPEGRRGVDLSRQVEAIYELSNPPKDPFSLCREAAISLLEKLDYADSSGVSIRFDAPLQDGESLKYYRVEISSIASDEIINKIRVEILGMTACPCTAELIRAYKSSEIAATHTQRSLGILEVSTKAEHPDPDKLASIIERAMSSPLRTYTKRPDEGGLVIRSLSNAKLAEDVVREMIHLFLEEFGHLPEDTRILAAVRSMESVHMHDIYAERSFRLDEIRKEISSH, from the coding sequence ATGAGGCTCCCTGAGGAACTCCTCGAGAGGGCGAGGGATATACATTCTGAGGCCCCTTCCCACAGGATAAAGCTAGATAGAGTTGGGAGCTTCGGTTTAAAAGTCCCGGTCGAGTTCAAGGGCTTCCTCTTACTCGCTGAAGCTGATGTCTGGGTGAGCTTACCTGAGGGGAGGAGGGGCGTCGACCTGAGCAGGCAGGTTGAAGCTATATATGAGCTCTCAAATCCCCCAAAAGATCCTTTCAGCCTCTGCAGGGAAGCTGCAATCTCTCTTTTGGAGAAGTTAGATTACGCTGATTCCTCCGGCGTCTCCATAAGGTTCGATGCCCCCCTCCAGGACGGTGAGTCCCTGAAGTATTACAGAGTTGAGATAAGCTCTATAGCTTCTGATGAAATCATAAATAAGATTAGAGTTGAAATTCTTGGAATGACAGCTTGCCCATGCACTGCTGAACTCATAAGGGCTTACAAGAGTTCGGAGATTGCTGCAACTCACACTCAGAGGAGCTTGGGTATATTGGAGGTGAGCACTAAGGCCGAGCACCCGGATCCCGATAAGTTAGCTAGCATAATAGAGAGGGCCATGAGCTCCCCGCTCAGGACTTATACGAAGAGGCCCGATGAAGGGGGCCTAGTGATCCGATCCCTGAGCAACGCTAAGCTAGCTGAGGACGTAGTGAGGGAGATGATACACCTCTTCCTGGAGGAGTTCGGGCACCTGCCTGAGGACACGCGTATACTAGCTGCCGTCAGGAGTATGGAGAGCGTCCACATGCACGATATATACGCTGAGAGGTCCTTCAGGTTGGATGAGATTAGGAAAGAGATATCATCCCATTAA
- a CDS encoding L-serine ammonia-lyase, iron-sulfur-dependent, subunit alpha, with translation MKLSILNHVIGPVIRGPSSSHTGASYFIGKLARALLSDDLLEARIIFDVKGSYARVYRQEASDLAFVAGLLGLDLADERFKRSIELAEELGIRVEFSLSDLGEGAHPNEVVIEMRGRERELVARARSIGGGMFEFLELNGSPVKLTGEEYIYLVEGREPEGASHSFESGGRRIWIVKSAEPLPIESERVIEPVFLPMKGEEIFSSGSEVERFCEREGISLGEAGLRYEAELLGMSEGDVLRMMIERYRIMKRAIEEGLRGELSLKVLKPSASTILRKLERGELAVGGPHTKAAALSMAVMHACNSNALVVAAPTGGASGTIPGVSVTLEEEFGLSEEEIARSLFAAGVAGLIIGKRATFAAEEAGCQVEIGAAGAMASAMVVEAFNGSCRQALDAAAISLQNIVGMVCDPVGGFLEVPCHTRNAIAASSAFVNADLIIGGYENPIPFDETVDAIYSVGKMMAWELRCTAMGGLAICPSAMKFKPKMG, from the coding sequence ATGAAGCTGAGCATCCTCAATCACGTCATAGGCCCTGTGATAAGGGGGCCCTCTAGCTCCCACACTGGGGCATCTTACTTCATCGGGAAGTTAGCTAGGGCCCTGCTCTCAGATGACCTCTTAGAGGCTAGGATAATATTCGATGTTAAGGGCTCCTACGCTAGGGTCTATAGGCAGGAAGCCAGCGATCTAGCTTTCGTCGCAGGCTTATTGGGATTGGATTTAGCGGATGAGAGGTTCAAGAGGTCCATAGAGTTAGCTGAAGAGCTCGGGATTAGGGTAGAGTTCTCCCTATCCGACCTAGGTGAGGGGGCCCATCCGAATGAAGTGGTCATAGAGATGAGGGGCAGGGAGAGGGAGCTAGTGGCTAGGGCTAGGTCCATAGGAGGGGGGATGTTCGAGTTCCTCGAGCTTAACGGCAGCCCGGTCAAGTTGACTGGGGAGGAGTACATCTATCTGGTAGAGGGAAGAGAGCCTGAGGGAGCCTCTCATTCCTTCGAATCTGGGGGGAGGAGGATCTGGATAGTCAAGAGCGCAGAGCCCCTCCCCATAGAGAGCGAGAGAGTTATAGAACCTGTATTCCTGCCAATGAAAGGTGAGGAGATATTTTCAAGCGGATCTGAGGTAGAGAGGTTCTGCGAGAGGGAGGGTATCAGCTTAGGGGAAGCGGGATTACGCTATGAAGCAGAGCTCCTCGGGATGAGCGAGGGGGATGTGCTCAGGATGATGATCGAGAGGTACAGGATAATGAAGAGAGCGATAGAGGAGGGGCTGAGGGGTGAACTGAGCTTGAAGGTGCTGAAGCCCTCAGCTAGCACTATCTTGAGGAAGCTCGAGAGGGGTGAGCTAGCTGTAGGAGGTCCTCATACTAAAGCTGCAGCTCTATCGATGGCCGTAATGCACGCTTGCAATTCCAACGCTTTAGTAGTAGCTGCCCCAACTGGAGGGGCTTCTGGCACAATCCCAGGAGTATCAGTGACTCTAGAGGAGGAATTCGGCCTATCGGAGGAGGAGATAGCTAGATCTCTCTTTGCAGCTGGTGTTGCAGGTCTAATAATCGGGAAGAGAGCTACCTTTGCTGCGGAGGAAGCTGGGTGCCAGGTGGAGATAGGGGCAGCGGGTGCAATGGCATCGGCTATGGTAGTAGAGGCTTTCAATGGATCCTGCAGACAAGCTCTCGATGCCGCGGCTATCTCCCTTCAGAATATAGTCGGAATGGTCTGCGATCCAGTGGGAGGATTCTTAGAAGTGCCTTGTCATACTAGGAACGCTATAGCAGCTTCCTCAGCATTCGTCAATGCCGATCTGATAATAGGGGGATATGAGAACCCCATACCCTTCGATGAGACAGTCGATGCCATCTACTCAGTCGGGAAGATGATGGCGTGGGAGCTGAGATGCACAGCAATGGGGGGATTGGCTATCTGCCCATCCGCGATGAAATTCAAGCCTAAGATGGGCTGA